CGCTTCAGCCGGGTGTCGGGCAGCGCCACCGGCGAACCGGGCGGGAAGTTCGGCCAGAGCGGGATCGTCTCGCTGGACGGCACGGGCGGTGCCGGGGCGGCTTTGTCGAGGGGCGGCAGGGGCGCCGCGGCGACGGCAAGGCTTCCGAGCAGCGCGCGGCGATCGATGGGCATGGCTTCTCCCGGTCTTGACGGCGAGACCGACTGGATCGAGTGGATGGCCACCGGCCGCCGTGGCGGCCCATGGACGGGCATATATCGATGATCGCACCGCGCTCCGCTTTGTTCCTCCCGGCTTCCAACCCGCGCGCCGTCGCCAAGGCGCGCACGCTCGACGTCGACATGGTGATCCTCGATCTCGAGGATGCGGTGGCGGACGACGCCAAGGCGGCGGCGCGGCAGGCGGCGATCGCCGCGGTGGACGAGCCGTTCGGCGGCGCGATCGTCGCGATCCGGCTGAACGCCCCCGATACCGAATGGCATATCGACGATATCGTCGCGCTGTCGGCCAGCCGGGCGGATCTGGTCGTCGTCCCCAAGGTCGAAGATGCGGTCGTCGCGGCGAAGATCGCCGCGGCGGTCGGTCGTCCGGTCTATGCGATGATCGAGACGCCGGCCGGCCTGCTGGCGGCGGCCGGGATCGCCGCCGCGCACGGCGTCGCCGGGCTGATCGCGGGCACCAACGATCTCGCGCACAGCCTGCGCCTGCCGGAAAGAGGCCGTATCGGCCTGTCGCTGGCCCTCCAGACGATCGTGCTGGCGGCGCGGGCGGCTGGCATCGTCGCGCTGGATGGTGTGTGGAACCGGCTCGACGACGGCGACGGGCTGGCCGCCGAATGCGCCGAGGGCCGTGCGCTGGGTTTCGACGGCAAGACCTTGATCCACCCGAACCAGATCGCCGCCGCCCATGCCGGATTCGGCCCGTCGGAGGCGGAAATAGAGGATGCCCGGGCGCTCGTGGCGGCCGCCACGACGGGCGCCGCGCGCTTCCGTGGGCGGATGGTCGAGGCGATGCATGTCGCGTCCGCACGGTCGATACTCGCCCGTGCGTCTGGAAAAGCAACCGACCCGCTCCTATAGAGGCGCGAATCCCCTCGCGCAGCGAAAGATTCGCCCCCATGCAGATCCGCCTCGGCCTCACCTTCGACGATGTCCTCCTCCAGCCGGCGGAGTCCGAAGTCCTGCCCAGCATGGCCGATA
This genomic window from Sphingomonas abietis contains:
- a CDS encoding HpcH/HpaI aldolase/citrate lyase family protein, with the translated sequence MIAPRSALFLPASNPRAVAKARTLDVDMVILDLEDAVADDAKAAARQAAIAAVDEPFGGAIVAIRLNAPDTEWHIDDIVALSASRADLVVVPKVEDAVVAAKIAAAVGRPVYAMIETPAGLLAAAGIAAAHGVAGLIAGTNDLAHSLRLPERGRIGLSLALQTIVLAARAAGIVALDGVWNRLDDGDGLAAECAEGRALGFDGKTLIHPNQIAAAHAGFGPSEAEIEDARALVAAATTGAARFRGRMVEAMHVASARSILARASGKATDPLL